In the Sinorhizobium arboris LMG 14919 genome, one interval contains:
- a CDS encoding type II secretion system F family protein has translation MDGWIETLTDPNIIVAALVSVAVLATFYSLVAPLFERGDLAKRMKSVATEREQIRARERARLTAEATTGRASLRTQHNSSVREIVERLNLRKALVDDNTVNRLKTAGYRSQNALNTFLFARFCLPFLFLIVAVLYIFVLGNFADKPIMVRVSFAIGFAYVGFYAPNIFIANAISKRQQSIRRAWPDALDLLLICVESGVSMELAMRRVADEIAVQSQPLAEELVLTTAELSFLPERRIALENLGMRTGLEEVKSVTQALIQADRYGTPVAQALRVLAQESRDQRMTAAEKKAAALPPKLTVPMILFFLPVLVAVILGPAGIQVADKF, from the coding sequence GTGGACGGCTGGATAGAGACGCTTACAGATCCGAACATCATCGTCGCGGCGCTCGTCTCGGTGGCCGTGCTCGCCACCTTCTATTCGCTCGTGGCGCCCCTGTTCGAGCGGGGAGACCTGGCGAAGCGGATGAAATCGGTCGCAACCGAACGGGAGCAGATTCGCGCCCGCGAGCGAGCCCGGCTCACTGCCGAGGCGACGACCGGCAGGGCGAGCCTGAGGACGCAGCACAACAGTTCGGTTCGGGAAATCGTCGAGCGGCTGAATCTCAGGAAGGCCCTGGTGGACGACAATACCGTCAACCGCCTGAAGACAGCCGGTTACCGCTCGCAGAACGCGCTCAACACCTTCCTCTTCGCGCGCTTCTGCCTGCCGTTCCTGTTCTTGATCGTTGCCGTTCTTTATATTTTCGTGCTCGGGAACTTTGCCGACAAACCGATCATGGTCAGGGTGTCCTTCGCCATCGGCTTTGCCTATGTCGGCTTCTACGCGCCGAACATTTTCATCGCCAATGCGATCTCCAAACGCCAGCAGTCCATTCGCCGCGCCTGGCCGGATGCGCTCGATCTCCTGCTCATCTGCGTCGAATCGGGCGTCTCGATGGAGCTTGCCATGCGGCGCGTCGCCGACGAAATAGCGGTGCAGTCGCAGCCGCTGGCGGAGGAACTGGTGCTGACGACAGCGGAACTCTCCTTCCTGCCCGAAAGGCGCATCGCGCTCGAAAATCTCGGCATGCGTACCGGCCTCGAGGAGGTGAAATCGGTGACGCAGGCGCTGATCCAGGCGGACCGCTACGGCACGCCCGTAGCCCAGGCGCTGCGCGTGCTGGCGCAGGAGAGCCGCGACCAGCGCATGACTGCCGCGGAGAAAAAGGCCGCCGCGCTGCCGCCGAAGCTGACGGTGCCGATGATCCTGTTCTTCCTGCCGGTCCTCGTCGCCGTCATCCTCGGCCCCGCAGGGATCCAGGTGGCGGATAAGTTTTAG
- a CDS encoding tetratricopeptide repeat protein produces the protein MTMQDNFSFSLRRLATGTAVAMVALSLSACAGQQGRKELTTGSIPKLARPVQSMNATELAAAAERIGQAYERNPRDREAGLNYANLLRMTGRNEQALAVMQQVAIYHPADREVLGAYGKAQAAAGQLEQALNTIGRAQTPDRPDWKLKSAEGAILDQLGRSAEARLRYREALDLKPNEPSVLSNLGMSYLLTKDLRTAETYLKSAAGQPDAGSSVRQNLALAVGLQGRFQEAEAIARQELTPEQAEANVAYLRAMLSQQGAWKQLAKAD, from the coding sequence ATGACCATGCAAGACAATTTTTCCTTCTCTCTGCGCCGGCTCGCGACGGGAACCGCGGTGGCAATGGTGGCGCTGTCGCTCTCCGCCTGTGCCGGCCAGCAAGGCCGGAAAGAGCTGACGACGGGATCCATCCCGAAACTGGCGAGGCCGGTGCAGTCGATGAACGCGACCGAGCTTGCGGCGGCGGCGGAACGCATCGGCCAGGCCTATGAACGCAATCCGAGGGACCGCGAGGCCGGGCTCAATTACGCCAATCTCCTGCGTATGACCGGCCGCAACGAACAGGCGCTTGCCGTCATGCAGCAGGTGGCGATCTACCATCCGGCGGACCGCGAGGTGCTCGGAGCCTACGGCAAGGCGCAGGCGGCTGCCGGCCAGCTGGAACAGGCGCTCAACACGATCGGCCGCGCCCAGACGCCGGACCGCCCCGACTGGAAGCTGAAATCCGCAGAAGGCGCCATTCTCGACCAGCTCGGCCGCTCCGCCGAGGCACGGCTGCGCTATCGCGAGGCGCTGGACCTCAAGCCCAACGAGCCTTCTGTCCTTTCCAACCTCGGCATGTCCTATCTGCTGACGAAGGATCTGCGGACGGCCGAGACCTACCTCAAATCCGCGGCGGGTCAACCGGATGCCGGCAGCAGCGTCCGCCAGAACCTAGCCCTCGCAGTCGGCCTGCAGGGCCGTTTCCAGGAAGCAGAAGCCATCGCCCGGCAGGAACTGACACCCGAGCAGGCGGAAGCCAACGTCGCCTATCTGCGCGCGATGCTGTCGCAGCAGGGCGCGTGGAAGCAACTTGCGAAGGCGGATTGA
- a CDS encoding leucyl aminopeptidase family protein, translated as MAPYQFIERPSPFNISNGKTLPIFAVTPAHIETGSIDPVALDWAKKAGFKAESGAVLLIPSADGHLGGALFGLGAHPSDTPFLTGKLARALPAGKWHIETAPLTANRLALGYGLGSYRFERYKSAKTDAPTLLIPADADATDIKRQLAGVFLARDLINTPTNDMGPEALEAAFRTLAAHYKADVSVISGEALLTENFPLVHTVGRASAEAPRLLEMRWGRKGHRKVTLVGKGVCFDTGGLDIKPAASMLLMKKDMGGAANVLGLALMIMDAKLKVDLRVIIPVVENSISANAFRPGDIYKSRKGLTVQIDNTDAEGRLILADALAYADEEKTDLVIDMATLTGAARVALGPDLPPFFTDDDDLARDLAEASLTVDDPVWRMPLYRGYDKDISARIADLTNAPSGGMAGSITAALFLKRFVTNAKSWVHFDIFGWAQSERPHSPIGGEAQAIRALYHHIGRIAG; from the coding sequence ATGGCTCCCTATCAGTTCATCGAGCGGCCATCGCCGTTCAACATCAGCAACGGCAAGACGCTGCCTATCTTTGCCGTGACGCCGGCGCATATCGAAACGGGGAGCATCGATCCGGTCGCGCTCGATTGGGCGAAGAAAGCCGGCTTCAAGGCGGAATCCGGCGCGGTGCTGCTCATCCCCTCGGCCGATGGTCATCTCGGCGGCGCGCTGTTCGGGCTCGGCGCCCACCCATCCGACACGCCCTTCCTGACCGGCAAGCTCGCCCGGGCGCTCCCGGCCGGCAAATGGCACATCGAAACGGCGCCGCTCACCGCCAACCGGCTGGCGCTCGGCTACGGCCTCGGTTCCTACCGCTTCGAGCGCTACAAATCGGCGAAGACGGACGCGCCGACGCTGCTTATTCCGGCCGATGCGGATGCCACCGATATCAAGAGACAGCTCGCCGGCGTGTTCCTGGCGCGCGACCTCATCAACACGCCGACCAACGATATGGGACCGGAAGCGCTGGAAGCCGCGTTCCGGACGCTGGCCGCCCACTACAAGGCGGACGTGTCGGTGATTTCCGGCGAAGCCCTGCTGACCGAGAACTTCCCGCTCGTTCACACGGTCGGCCGCGCCAGCGCCGAAGCGCCGCGTCTTCTTGAAATGCGCTGGGGCAGGAAGGGCCACCGGAAGGTGACGCTCGTCGGCAAGGGCGTCTGCTTCGATACCGGCGGGCTGGACATCAAGCCGGCCGCCTCGATGCTGCTCATGAAGAAGGACATGGGCGGCGCTGCGAACGTCTTGGGCCTCGCACTGATGATCATGGATGCAAAGCTCAAGGTGGATCTGCGCGTCATCATTCCTGTGGTCGAGAACTCGATCTCGGCGAATGCATTCCGTCCCGGCGACATCTACAAGAGCCGCAAGGGCTTGACCGTGCAAATCGACAACACCGACGCGGAGGGACGGCTGATCCTCGCCGATGCACTCGCCTATGCGGACGAGGAGAAGACGGACCTCGTCATCGACATGGCGACCCTGACGGGCGCCGCCCGTGTGGCGCTGGGGCCGGACCTGCCGCCCTTCTTCACCGATGACGATGATCTCGCCCGTGATCTTGCCGAGGCGAGCCTGACCGTGGACGATCCGGTCTGGCGGATGCCGCTCTACAGGGGCTACGACAAGGATATTTCCGCCCGCATCGCCGATCTCACCAACGCACCCTCGGGCGGCATGGCCGGCTCGATCACGGCGGCGCTGTTCCTCAAGCGTTTCGTGACCAACGCGAAAAGCTGGGTCCATTTCGACATCTTCGGCTGGGCCCAGTCCGAGCGCCCGCATTCGCCGATCGGTGGTGAAGCTCAGGCAATCCGGGCGCTCTATCACCATATAGGAAGGATTGCGGGGTAG
- a CDS encoding MarR family transcriptional regulator: MPVELTPSQALGLWRAVSLEQVRVDSRDLTLRQMAILLQIYLVPPPHTVRGLAAALGVTKPVITRALDTMGALGLVDRIRDERDRRNVVIKRTVEGALYLEKFGDLIINQGRKM; encoded by the coding sequence TTGCCGGTCGAACTTACCCCTTCTCAGGCGCTGGGGCTCTGGCGTGCCGTGTCGCTCGAACAGGTGCGCGTCGACAGCCGTGATCTGACCTTGCGCCAAATGGCGATCCTGCTACAGATTTACCTCGTGCCGCCGCCCCATACGGTACGCGGCCTCGCGGCGGCGCTCGGCGTGACGAAGCCGGTGATCACGCGCGCGCTCGACACCATGGGTGCGCTCGGCCTCGTCGACCGGATCCGCGATGAACGCGACAGGCGCAACGTCGTCATCAAGCGCACCGTCGAAGGCGCGCTCTATCTTGAAAAGTTCGGCGATCTGATCATCAATCAGGGCCGGAAAATGTGA
- a CDS encoding C40 family peptidase, with product MPEVLDRRLNAYREDLAEARLRGLVEAERFVEGRPAALSVPVTPLRSRPEAGCGTDTELLYGETVRVLDVAGGWAWVKSDLDGYVGYVPENVVQPPQAPATHLVAVPRTFVYRGADLRFRQAFALSMGSRIAVVGEAETRGTRYFLLDGGLAIVADHCIPATGALSEDYVAIAARFLETPYLWGGRSGFGIDCSGLVQLAMQMAGRNAPRDSDMQASGLGRAIGREELTRGDLVFWKGHVAIMEDEKTLVHANGHTMTVAREGLEDAIRRIGWLYAQPTGYRRP from the coding sequence ATGCCGGAAGTCCTCGATCGCCGTCTCAATGCCTATCGCGAGGATCTCGCCGAGGCACGTCTGCGCGGTCTCGTCGAGGCAGAGCGCTTCGTGGAAGGAAGGCCGGCGGCCCTGTCCGTGCCGGTAACGCCATTGCGGTCGAGGCCGGAGGCTGGCTGCGGTACGGATACGGAGCTTCTCTATGGCGAGACGGTGCGCGTGCTCGATGTCGCCGGCGGATGGGCGTGGGTCAAGTCCGATCTCGACGGCTATGTCGGCTACGTACCGGAGAATGTCGTGCAGCCCCCGCAGGCGCCGGCGACGCACCTCGTGGCGGTGCCGCGGACTTTCGTCTATCGCGGCGCGGATCTGCGCTTTCGCCAGGCCTTTGCCCTTTCCATGGGAAGCCGGATTGCCGTAGTGGGTGAGGCCGAGACGCGCGGCACGCGCTATTTTCTGCTGGATGGCGGGCTGGCGATCGTCGCCGATCATTGCATTCCCGCAACCGGCGCGCTCTCGGAAGACTATGTCGCAATCGCGGCCCGCTTTCTCGAAACGCCCTATCTTTGGGGCGGCCGCTCCGGCTTCGGCATCGACTGTTCCGGCCTCGTGCAACTCGCGATGCAGATGGCCGGGCGCAATGCGCCGCGCGATTCCGACATGCAGGCAAGCGGCCTCGGCCGCGCCATCGGGCGTGAGGAACTCACGCGCGGCGACCTGGTCTTCTGGAAGGGCCATGTGGCGATCATGGAAGACGAGAAGACCCTGGTGCATGCCAACGGCCACACGATGACGGTGGCGCGCGAGGGTCTCGAAGATGCCATCCGGCGCATCGGCTGGCTCTACGCGCAGCCGACGGGCTATAGGCGGCCTTGA
- a CDS encoding 2-hydroxyacid dehydrogenase, translated as MPAKSPVIVDLKFIPEEVEAALAGAFPDREVIDLADPAHQGRDLSGIDYAVVWKSAPDLFSRAPDLKVVFSGGAGVDHVLMLPGLPDVPLVRFVDRTLTTRMSEWVVMQCLLHLRQHRAYEALAKMHEWRDLSQPEAADVTVGIMGMGVLGQDAARKLAMMGFKVIGWSRSKRIVEGIETYDAAGLDDFLGTTDFLVGLLPLTPDTRGIFNAALFGRLSRNGPFGAPVFINAGRGGSQVEADILECLDSGVLGGASLDVFEREPLSPDSRFWDLPNVYVTPHVAASSDVKALFIHVEQQIARFESGLPLEHVVDKVAGY; from the coding sequence ATGCCCGCCAAAAGCCCCGTCATCGTCGATCTGAAATTCATCCCCGAGGAAGTGGAGGCCGCCCTTGCGGGCGCCTTTCCCGACCGCGAGGTGATCGATCTCGCCGACCCGGCGCATCAGGGGCGTGACCTCTCCGGCATCGACTATGCGGTGGTCTGGAAATCCGCGCCCGACCTCTTCTCCCGCGCACCCGACCTCAAGGTGGTCTTTTCCGGCGGCGCGGGCGTCGATCACGTGCTGATGCTGCCCGGCCTGCCCGACGTGCCTCTGGTGCGCTTCGTCGACCGGACGCTGACGACGCGGATGAGCGAGTGGGTGGTGATGCAGTGCCTCCTGCATCTGCGTCAGCACCGCGCCTACGAGGCGCTGGCGAAGATGCACGAATGGCGCGACCTCAGCCAACCGGAAGCAGCCGACGTGACGGTCGGCATCATGGGCATGGGTGTGCTCGGCCAGGACGCCGCCCGCAAACTCGCCATGATGGGCTTCAAGGTGATCGGCTGGTCGCGAAGCAAGCGTATTGTCGAGGGTATCGAGACCTACGACGCCGCCGGACTGGACGATTTTCTCGGCACGACGGATTTTCTCGTCGGTCTGCTGCCGCTGACGCCGGATACCAGGGGTATTTTCAATGCCGCCCTCTTCGGCAGGCTCAGCCGTAACGGTCCGTTCGGCGCGCCCGTTTTCATCAATGCCGGTCGGGGCGGCAGCCAGGTCGAAGCCGACATCCTGGAATGCCTCGATTCGGGCGTTCTGGGAGGCGCCTCGCTCGACGTCTTCGAACGGGAGCCGCTTTCTCCGGATAGCCGCTTCTGGGACTTGCCGAACGTCTATGTGACGCCGCATGTCGCCGCCTCGTCCGACGTCAAGGCCCTGTTCATCCATGTGGAGCAGCAGATCGCGCGCTTCGAGAGCGGGCTGCCTTTGGAACATGTGGTGGATAAGGTAGCCGGCTATTGA
- a CDS encoding ABC transporter ATP-binding protein — protein sequence MTDTLLSVRDLSVAFHQAGETSLAVDHISFDIKRGETVALVGESGSGKSVSANSILRLLPYPAASHPSGEILFNGKDLLKASDDELRHVRGNDVTMIFQEPMTSLNPLHTIEQQIGEILEIHQDLKGAGARARTLELLDQVGIREAEKRLGAYPHQLSGGQRQRVMIAMALANRPELLIADEPTTALDVTVQAQILELLKSLKDEHGMSMLFITHDLGIVRKIADRVCVMTKGKIVETGPTAEIFANPQHAYTRHLLASEPRGEPPPTDVSRPIVIEARDMKVWFPIKAGFLRRVVDHVKAVDGIDLTLRAGQTLGVVGESGSGKTTLGLALTRLISSKGRIAFVGEDVDAYSFREMRPLRSRMQVVFQDPYGSLSPRMSVADIIGEGLKIHEKALTDNERDRRVAAALEEVGLDPATRWRYPHEFSGGQRQRIAIARAMVLKPQFVMLDEPTSALDMSVQAQVVDLLRDLQHRHNLAYLFISHDLKVVRALANEVIVMRLGKVVEQGPAERIFEAPREDYTKALMAAAFNLEAVNLATVHQ from the coding sequence ATGACAGATACTCTCCTCTCCGTGCGCGATCTCTCCGTCGCCTTTCACCAGGCCGGCGAAACGTCGCTTGCGGTCGACCACATCTCCTTCGACATCAAGCGCGGCGAGACCGTAGCGCTGGTCGGCGAGTCCGGTTCGGGCAAATCAGTCTCGGCCAATTCCATCCTGAGGCTGCTGCCCTATCCCGCCGCCAGCCATCCGAGCGGCGAGATCCTCTTCAACGGGAAGGACCTCCTGAAGGCGAGCGACGACGAGCTGAGGCATGTTCGCGGCAACGACGTCACCATGATCTTCCAGGAGCCGATGACGTCGCTCAATCCGCTGCACACGATCGAGCAGCAGATCGGCGAAATCCTGGAAATCCATCAGGACCTGAAGGGTGCGGGCGCCCGCGCGAGGACGCTGGAGCTCCTCGATCAGGTCGGCATCCGCGAGGCGGAAAAGCGGCTCGGCGCCTATCCGCATCAACTCTCAGGCGGCCAGCGCCAGCGCGTGATGATAGCCATGGCGCTCGCCAATCGGCCGGAGCTCCTGATCGCCGACGAGCCGACGACTGCGCTGGACGTGACGGTGCAGGCGCAGATTCTCGAGCTTTTGAAATCGCTCAAGGATGAACACGGCATGTCCATGCTGTTCATCACCCATGACCTCGGCATCGTCCGAAAGATCGCCGATCGGGTCTGCGTGATGACGAAGGGCAAGATAGTCGAGACGGGGCCGACCGCCGAGATCTTCGCCAATCCGCAGCACGCCTATACCCGCCACCTGCTCGCCTCCGAGCCGCGGGGCGAACCGCCGCCTACGGATGTCTCGAGGCCGATTGTGATCGAAGCCAGGGATATGAAGGTCTGGTTTCCCATCAAGGCGGGCTTCCTGCGCCGGGTGGTCGACCACGTCAAGGCGGTGGACGGCATCGACCTGACGCTCCGCGCCGGCCAGACGCTGGGCGTGGTCGGCGAGTCGGGTTCCGGAAAGACGACGCTCGGCCTTGCGCTGACCCGGCTGATCTCGTCAAAGGGCCGGATCGCCTTCGTCGGGGAAGACGTCGACGCCTACAGTTTCCGCGAGATGCGGCCGCTCAGAAGCCGCATGCAGGTGGTATTCCAGGACCCTTATGGTTCGCTGAGCCCGCGCATGTCGGTCGCCGATATCATCGGCGAGGGACTGAAGATTCACGAAAAAGCGCTGACGGACAACGAGCGCGACCGGCGCGTCGCCGCGGCGCTGGAAGAAGTCGGCCTCGATCCCGCGACGCGCTGGCGCTATCCGCACGAGTTCTCCGGCGGTCAGCGCCAGCGCATCGCGATCGCCCGGGCGATGGTGCTGAAACCCCAATTCGTCATGCTCGACGAGCCGACCTCCGCCCTCGACATGAGCGTGCAGGCCCAGGTGGTCGATCTCCTGCGCGATCTCCAGCACAGGCACAATCTCGCCTATCTCTTCATCAGCCACGACCTCAAGGTCGTGCGCGCGCTCGCCAACGAGGTGATCGTCATGCGGCTCGGCAAGGTCGTGGAGCAGGGGCCCGCCGAACGTATCTTCGAGGCACCGAGGGAAGACTATACCAAGGCGCTGATGGCCGCCGCCTTCAACCTCGAAGCGGTCAATCTCGCCACCGTTCATCAGTAG
- a CDS encoding ABC transporter permease, whose translation MSTATAYAGTPEKGWLTPIGRRRWQNFKANRRGYWSFWLFLLLFGLSLFAEFIANDKPILVSYKGEILAPVLIDYPEEKFGGFLAETDYRSDFIRDEIEANGWMVWPPIRYSYQTVNSSIPHSAPTPPFWLMSEEERCSAYPQGADDPGCIAGNLNWLGTDDQARDVMARMIYGFRISVLFGLALTIASAVIGVSAGAVQGYFGGWTDLLMQRFIEIWSSMPVLYILLIIAAILPPGFFILLGIMLLFSWVGFVGVVRAEFLRARNFEYVNAARALGVGNGTIMYRHLLPNAMVATLTFLPFILSGSITTLTSLDFLGFGMPPGSPSLGEMIAQGKSNLQAPWLGLTAFFAMSIMLSLLIFVGEATRDAFDPRKTFR comes from the coding sequence ATGAGCACCGCTACCGCCTATGCCGGCACGCCGGAAAAGGGCTGGCTCACGCCGATCGGGCGCCGCCGCTGGCAGAACTTCAAGGCCAACCGCCGCGGCTACTGGTCATTTTGGCTCTTCCTCCTCCTCTTCGGCCTCAGCCTGTTTGCGGAGTTCATCGCCAACGACAAGCCGATCCTCGTCTCCTACAAGGGCGAGATCCTGGCCCCGGTGCTGATCGATTATCCGGAAGAGAAGTTCGGCGGCTTCCTCGCGGAGACCGACTATCGCTCCGATTTCATCCGCGACGAGATCGAGGCGAACGGCTGGATGGTCTGGCCGCCGATCCGCTATTCCTACCAGACGGTCAACTCCAGCATCCCCCATTCGGCGCCGACGCCGCCCTTCTGGCTGATGAGCGAGGAGGAGCGCTGCTCCGCCTACCCGCAAGGGGCCGACGACCCCGGATGCATAGCCGGCAACTTGAACTGGCTCGGCACCGACGACCAGGCGCGCGACGTGATGGCGCGGATGATCTACGGTTTTCGCATCTCGGTCCTTTTCGGTCTCGCGCTGACCATCGCCTCGGCGGTCATCGGCGTTTCGGCCGGTGCCGTGCAGGGCTATTTCGGCGGCTGGACCGATCTTCTCATGCAGCGCTTCATCGAGATCTGGTCGTCGATGCCGGTGCTCTACATCCTCCTCATCATCGCCGCCATCCTGCCGCCGGGCTTCTTCATCCTGCTCGGCATCATGCTGCTCTTTTCCTGGGTCGGCTTCGTCGGAGTCGTGAGGGCCGAGTTCCTGCGCGCCCGCAATTTCGAATATGTCAACGCGGCGCGCGCGCTCGGCGTCGGCAACGGCACCATCATGTACCGCCACCTCCTGCCGAACGCGATGGTTGCGACGCTCACCTTCCTGCCCTTCATTCTTTCCGGCTCCATCACCACGCTCACCTCGCTCGACTTCCTGGGCTTCGGCATGCCTCCGGGCTCCCCGTCGCTCGGCGAGATGATCGCGCAGGGCAAGTCCAACCTGCAGGCGCCCTGGCTGGGGCTGACCGCCTTCTTCGCCATGTCGATCATGCTTTCGCTGCTGATCTTCGTCGGCGAGGCGACGCGCGACGCCTTCGACCCGAGAAAGACGTTCCGGTGA
- a CDS encoding microcin C ABC transporter permease YejB has protein sequence MGAYILRRLLLMIPTIIGIMAISFAVVQFAPGGPVEQVIADLTNASGSDRLSGNSGDLAPVGGGDGGQYRGAQGLDPDFIAKLEKQFGFDKPPLERFITMMWDYIRFDFGESFFRNTPVIDLIIQKMPVSISLGVWILIFSYAISIPLGIKKAVSDGSTFDVWTSGVIIVGYAVPSFLFGILLIVLFAGGSFFDWFPLRGLVSDNFDQLSWYEKILDYFWHMTLPLITLLLSAFATTTLLTKNSFIDEIKKQYVTTARAKGLTERRVLYGHVFRNAMLIIIAGFPGAFISAFFTGSLLIEYIFSLDGLGRLGYDAVVKRDYPIVFATLFIYSLMGLVVSLISDLIYTWVDPRIDFERRDV, from the coding sequence ATGGGTGCCTATATCCTGCGCCGGCTTCTGCTGATGATCCCGACGATCATCGGCATCATGGCGATCTCCTTCGCCGTCGTGCAGTTCGCGCCGGGCGGCCCGGTGGAACAGGTGATCGCCGACCTCACCAACGCGTCAGGATCGGACAGGCTTTCCGGGAATTCCGGCGACCTCGCGCCTGTCGGCGGTGGCGATGGCGGGCAATATCGCGGTGCTCAAGGCCTCGATCCGGACTTCATCGCCAAGCTCGAAAAGCAGTTCGGTTTCGACAAGCCGCCGCTCGAGCGTTTCATCACGATGATGTGGGACTATATCCGCTTCGACTTCGGCGAGAGCTTTTTCCGCAACACGCCGGTCATCGACCTCATCATTCAGAAAATGCCGGTTTCGATCTCGCTCGGGGTCTGGATCCTCATATTCTCCTATGCGATCTCGATCCCGCTCGGCATCAAGAAAGCGGTCTCCGACGGTTCGACCTTCGACGTCTGGACCTCCGGCGTCATCATCGTCGGCTATGCGGTGCCGAGCTTTCTTTTCGGCATTCTCCTGATCGTGCTTTTTGCGGGCGGGTCCTTCTTCGACTGGTTCCCGTTGCGCGGCCTGGTTTCCGACAATTTCGACCAGCTTTCCTGGTACGAGAAAATCCTCGATTATTTCTGGCACATGACGTTGCCGCTGATCACGCTTCTCCTCTCCGCCTTCGCGACCACGACGCTGCTCACCAAGAATTCCTTCATCGACGAGATCAAGAAGCAATATGTGACCACGGCGCGGGCCAAAGGCCTGACCGAGCGGCGCGTTCTCTATGGACATGTGTTCCGCAACGCGATGCTGATCATCATCGCGGGTTTTCCCGGCGCCTTCATCTCCGCCTTCTTCACGGGCTCCCTGCTCATCGAATACATCTTCTCGCTCGACGGGCTGGGGCGGCTCGGCTATGACGCAGTCGTCAAGCGCGACTATCCGATCGTCTTCGCGACCCTCTTCATCTACTCGCTGATGGGGCTTGTCGTGAGCCTCATCTCCGACCTCATCTACACCTGGGTCGACCCGCGCATCGATTTCGAGCGGAGGGACGTCTGA